The Candidatus Palauibacter soopunensis region CCGTGCGCTGGTAGCCCCGGAGGAAGTGCCGTTCCCTCGCCGATTCGGGCGCGCCGTCGTCCTCCACGCCCGAGTACACGCCGTCGGCGTCGCACTGCCACACGTCGATCAGCGCGCCGGGAAGCGCCGAACAGTCGCCCCGGGAGATTCGCGAGAGGTTGAACCTGAGCGTCAGCGGGATGCCCTCGCTCACCGTTCCGGTCGACGGATCGGACCGGATGTCGGAGCGTTCGAGCCGCGCGTCGACGAAGAACGGCCCTTCGGTCTGTTCGGGCTTCGCCACGCAGGCGGGCAGCGCGCGGGCGATCCCGTCCGCCTGGGCGGCGAGAGGGGTGCCCGTTCCCAGAACCCACCGACCGGCGGCCAGCGTCCCGCCCCCGACGCCGAGGGCGGCGAGAGCCTCGCGCCGCGTCAGTACCCGACCCCGTTCAATGTCCTCGTGCTCCATTGCCGCACCTCCAGAGTCTCTGGCAGCCCGGGCGTCAGTCGCCGTCCGGCTCGTTCTCCTCGATGATGATCTCCCGCCGTGAGGTCCGCGGCCCACCGCCGCGACCCGATCCGCCGGTCCCGGGGCGCGCCCCGAAGTTGCCGTACAGGCCGCTGAACCCCCCGCCGGATCCGCTCATCACCTGGATCGTGCCGCGCTCGATCTGGGCGCTGAGCCGCTCCCGGACCCGGGCGATGAGGCTCCGCCTCACCGGCGGGATGAGCAGCAGGATTCCGGCGATGTCCGTAATGACACCCGGGGTGATCAGCACGATGCCCGCGACGAGGATCAGGAGCGCATGGACGAGCGACTCGCCCGGAAGCTGGCCGCCCTGGAGTTCGTCACGGACGGCCAGCCAGCCCCGCAGACCTTCGCGCCGCGCGAGCCACGCGCCGGCGAACCCCGTCCCCATGACGAGCAGGAGCGTCGGCCCGAGTCCGAGCAGACCTCCGATTTGAATGAGGAGCGCGAGTTCGACGACGGGGACGATCGTGAACAGCAGGAACAGCCGAAGAAGCATGGTCAGAACCGTGCGGCCATCAGAATACGGACACCGTCAGAAGCCCATCATCGCCCGCACCGCCGGGTCGATCCTCTCGGGCGTCCAGAACGGCTTCCACACGAGGCTCACGACCGCCTCCTCCACGCCGTCCACCGACTCGGCCGCGTCCTTGGCGCCCCCGAGAATCTGACCGCCCGCCGGGCAGCCGGGGCTCGTCAGCGTCATCGTGACCTTCGCCTCGCCCTCCTCGACCTCGACATCGTACACGAGTCCGAGATCCACGATGTTGATGCCGAGTTCGGGATCCGTCACGGTGCGAAGCGCAGTCCGCACCTTCTCCTCGATCTCGGGCGTCACTCCGGACGTCGGCGCGGCCGATTGGGCTTCGTCCGCCGACGCGGTTTCATCGGCCGGGCCCATACCGTCCATCGGGTCCCTCGTATCCTTCGATTCCATCGTATCCGTCACCTTTCAGCCGTGTCCGTCACCGATCCACTATCCGACCAGCTCTCCGGGGCGCACACCCGGCTTCTCGAATTCCTTCAACAGATCCTCTACGGTGGGGCGCGCGCGCACCAGCGCCCGGCAGTCCTCCATCGCGCCCGTCGCGTTGATGAGGATCGTGCCGGTGAGCCGATTGTCCGTCACGCAGTACACGATCGAGCGGCCCGAGCCGAGTTCGCCAGAGACGATCGTGCGGTCCACGGCGGCCGTCTCTCCGAACACGTTGATGCTGAGGTCGAACACGTGCGTGAAGAAATAGGAGAGATGGTCGAACGCCTCCCGCGCGCCGGCCATGTTGCGGCCTGCGTGGCGCCCGTGCGCGCGGGCGTGATCCCAGTGTTCGAGACGCGACAGTCCGCCCCCCATGGGATCCGGGAAGCGGGCCACGTCGCCCGCCGCGTAGATGTGGGCGGCCGTCGTCTCCGCGAACCCGTCCACGACGATCCCGTCCTGGACCGCGAGGCCGGCTTCGGCGCCGAGTTCTTCGTTCGGCGACATCCCGACGCCGACGATCGCAACGTCGGCGGGGACCTCCTCGCCGCTGTCCAGGACGACCCGCGCAAGGCGTCCCTCGCCTTCGAAGGCGGCCACGCCGGAGCCCATCATGAACCGCACGCCGCGCTCCTCGAAGTAGCGGCGGAGGAAACCGGCGATCGTCTCGGGGAAGACGCGCGCCCAGACGCGCGGCTCCACCTCCGCGACGACGGCATCGACGTCGAACTTCGACAGCGATGAGGCCAGTTCCATCCCGATGAAGCCGGCGCCGACGAGCACGACGCGAGACGCCCCGCGGGCCAGCTCGCGCAGTTGCTCGGAATCGGCCGCGGTGCGGAGCGTCGACACGCCGGGGAGATGGCTTCCCGGCACCTCGAGCCGCTTCGCCCGCCCGCCCGTCGCGATCAGAATCCGCCCGCCTCGAATCGCGTCTCCCTCGGCCGTATCGACGGTCATGGAGCGAGCGTCCAGGCGCTTCACCGGCGCGTCCGTGAACAGCGTGAGTCCGTCCGCCTGCTCCTCGAACCAGCGCGTCGGCTTCACGTGCAGCAGGTCCCGCGGCGCCCCTTCCGCCTGCAGGAACTCCTTGGACAGGGGAGGCCGGTGATACGGAGGGTCCGGCTCCTCCGCGAACATGGCGATCGAGCCTTCGCGGTCGATCTCGCGGATCCCGTCCACGGCCGAGACCGCGGCGAGGCCGCCCCCCACTATGACGTAGTCGAAGCTCTTCATCCGCAGGTCAGCCCCCGCCGTCTTCGGCCGACTGGTCGTGGACGATGAGCCAGGCCCCTTCCACGTTCAGCAGGACGAGCGTGAACGGCCCCGTCGATGTGACCGTCCCCTCGCGTTCGAGGACGTAGCGCGCCGTCGCGACGCCGACCCGCTCGTCCACTTCCCGGACCCGCAGGCCCTCGAAGCGGAGGCTGTCCCGCGCCGCGCCCTCCGCGAAGTCCGGGGCGTATCGCTCCCGAATCCCGTCGTAGCCTTCGATGAGTCCGGTCGATCCGATATAGGTCGTGGTCGGCGATGGGGAGTAGGCGCTCATGAACCCGTCGAGATCGCCCGCGTTCCACGCCGCCGCCTGCCGGTCGAGCAGGGAGGCGACCTGCTCGGCGAGATCGGGCCCCTCGTCCGGCGCCGGAGCGCCGTTGCTGTCCAGCCGCACGAACTCGCAGCCCCCCGCCATGAGTCCGGCGGCCAGGGCGACCGCCGTCGCCGCCGCGAGCCCTGAACGTCGCCTCCGGCTCGATCGGTTTCGGATCATTCGTCTCACTTGAGTCCACGCGTGAACAGTTCGACCGACGCGTCGATCGCTTCGTCGAGTTCCGGCGTCGTCCCCGCGAACGGGTGTCCGGTCTGGAATGTGTGCGTCCCACCATCTACCCCGACGAGCCGCGCGAGGTCGCCCACGGCGTCGGCGATGCGCCAGGCGTCGCTGAAAGGCACGGACTCGTCGGCCGTCCCGTGCACCACCGTGACTGGAATCCGCAGGCTCGCGGCGCTGTCGAGCACGTCGAGGCGCTCCCGGTTCGCGCGCATGTCGTCGAGCACGTTCCGCTCGAGCGGCATGTCCTGCTTCGTGCGCGCGTTCGGGATGATCACGGTTTCCCCGGCGTCCCACCGGTCGGCGAAGCTCTCGTAGCGCGTGACCGAGGAGATCGAGGCCCAGGTGACGAGCGCCCGAACCTGGGACCGGAGCCCCGCCTTCAGGATGCAGGTGGCGCCGCCCCGGCTGTGCCCGAGCAGGCCGAAGCGCGTAGCGGGGGCGACGTCGACGTTGCCGAGCCGGCCCGCCGAGAGTCCATCGAGGATGGCTTCGAGATCCCACAGTTCACGGGAGAAGGTGTTGTGGCTGAAGGCCTCCAGGTCATCGAAGTCCGAGTCGCGTACGCCGGAGCCGTCGAAGTTGAAGGAGACGACGGGGATCCCCGTCCGCTCGGCGAGTTGTTCGCAGAGGTGGGGAAAGAAGCCCCAGTCCTTGAACCCCTTGAAGCCGTGGCAGACGACGAGCGCCGCGCCGTCGGCCGCACCGGCTCCGTCGTCGTCGGTTCCCCCGAGCGGAGCAACGACCGACCGGTAGTCGCCGCGGAGGTCCGCGCCCGGCGGCGTGAGTCGAAACGGGGTGCGCGTCACGGTCCGCATCATGCCTTCATCACCCGGCTTCGTCCCGCTGCCGCTGGGGCAGCCACATCGCGTCCTCCCGGCCGGCGCGCCCGTTCGCGGCCCGGGCGAGCGTGAACAGCAGGTCGGAGAGACGGTTGATGTAGGGGACGACGACTTCGGCGAGATCGGGCTGGCCATCGAGGAGAGCCGTGACGCCCCGTTCGGCCCGCCGACAGACGGTGCGCGCGACGTGCAACTGCGCGGCGAGGGGCGATCCGCCGGGCAGGACGAAGGCCTCGAGCGCGGGAAGCTCGGCGTCCAGCGCGTCGATCCAGGCCTCGAGCGCGTCGATCCGATCGGCGGAGAGCACGGGAATCGTGCCCTTCCGCAGCAACCGGTCGGGATTGGCGGCGGCGAGGCGGGCCCCGATCGTGAACAGATCCTCCTGGACGGCGCCGAGCGCCGGCCCCGATTCACCGAGCGTCGCGGCGTCCGGATCGAGGGCGAGCGCCACTCCGATCGCGGCGTTGAGTTCGTCGACCGTGCCGTACGCCGCGACCCGCGCATCGTCCTTCGGGACCCGCGCGCCGCCGAGGAGCGTGGTCTCCCCTCCGTCCCCGCCTTTCGTGTATATCTTCAATCGGGACCGGCCGTAATCGGGTTTGGCCGCGTGCCGCGCGTGGTGCGCCACGCTGATAAGCGAACCTTAACAGCCCGCGGCGAAACGCCGCCACCTGGACCGCCAGCGCCATCTGGCACCGCCAACAGGGAGTCGTGACGTGAAGACCGACGGAACCGACCTCGGACCTGTGGACAGGCAGTCACGACGGGCCTTCATCGCGACGGCGGCGGCCGGGGTGGGCGCCGTCGCGGCGGGCTCGCTCGGCGGGTGCGGGCCAGACGGCGAAGAGACCGCGGTGAGCGCATCGGATACCGGCACGCCGGGCGGTGGCGGCGGGATCGTCGTGGCGCGCGGGCCGATCGCCGTCGAGGCCGGAGTCGGCGCCCTCAGGCGCGGCGGCAACGCGATCGACGCGGCCGTCGCGACGGCGTTCGCGCAGTTCATCACGACGCCGTTCTCGGCCGGCGTGGGCGGCTTCGGTTGCATGGTCGTGTACGACGCGAGCACCCGACGCGCCACGTCCATCGACTTCCACGGGCGTGCGGGGAGCCGGGCCACGCCCGACATCTACCGCAGCGCGCTCGAGGGGCGGATCTACGGGCACGCGGACCGCTGGAAGGTGCGCGGCGACATCAACCAGATCGGCTACAAGGCGGTCGTTACGCCGGGCACGATTGCCGGCCTGTGGGAGGCGTGGACGCGGTTCGGGACCCGGCCGTGGGCCGAACTCGTCGAGCCGGCGATCCGGCTCGCGTACGACGGCTTCGAGATCCCCGGCGCCCTGGCGCGCGGCTTCACGACCCGGACGGAGTCGTCCTCGGGCGTCGTACCGTTCTTCACGAAGGTCCGGACGACCGAGGCCTCCGCGCGCATCTTCCTCAACGACGGCGTGCCGTGGCGGGCGCGGGAACGACTCGTGCAGCGGGACTACGGCCGCACGCTCGAACTCATCGCCGAGGGTGGCGCCGACGTGGTCTACCGGGGCGAGATCGCCGAGCGCATCGCGGCGGACTTCGAGCGCAACGAGGGCCTCATCACGATGGCCGATCTCGAGGCGTACACGCCCGACGTCTACGACCCGGTGCACGGCACCTATCGCGGACACGAGGTGTTCTCGAACGCCCTTCCGGGCAGCGGCGCCCAGGTCATCGAGATCCTGAACCTCCTCGAGGGCTACGACGTGCCGGGCCTCGAACACGGGAAGGCGGACCACGTGGAACTCCTGGGCCGGGCCCAGATCCTCTCCTTCATCGACCGGCGCCGGTACCACGGCGACCCGAAGTTCATCGACGACCCGACGGACATCCTCGTGTCGAAGGACCGCGCCGCCGAACTGCGGGACTTCATCGACCGGCGCGAACTCCCGCCCGACGTCGTCGAGGAGCCGCCGGAAGGGCCCGACACGACGCACCTTTCGACCGCCGACCGAGCCGGGAACTGCGTGGCGCTCACGCACACGCTCGGCTCCGCCTCGGGGGTCGTCACCGAAGGCCTCGGCTTCACGTGGAACAACTGCATGTTCCAGTTCAACCCGGTCGCCGGCCGTCCGAACAGCATCGAACCGGGGAAGGCGCGCATCACGGGAATCTCGCCGGCGATCGTGCTGCGGGACGGGCAGCCGATCCTGGTCACGGGCGCGGCGGGCGGCACCCGGATCCTGGGCGCCGTCCAGCACACGATCAGCAATACGGTCGACTTCGGCATGTCGGCGCTCGAAGCCGTCTCCGTCCCGCGCTGGCACTGGGAGGATCACCTGCTCGAACTCGAGCCGCAGCTCTATCATCACCTGAAGGAGGAGCTCGAAGGGCGTGGTCTCGACGTCGCGAACGACGCGTTCGTCGCGCAACTCCATGCGGTCGGGATCGACCCGGATACCGGGCAACTGACGGGAGGACCGGACCCGCGCGGATGGGGCGGAGGATCGGCCACAACAGGTTGACACCTCCCTTGTGCATTTGTATCCTGCGGGTCGCGCTGCGGGGTGGAGCAGTCTGGTAGCTCGTCGGGCTCATAACCCGAAGGTCGCAGGTTCGAATCCTGCCCCCGCTATCTTTCGCCTCGCCTCGCAAAGCTGCGGGGCGAGGCGTTTTGCTCTCCGATCCCTTTTGCGGGACGGGGGTATGATCCGGGGTAGCTCAGTGGCCAGAGCGGGTGGCTGTTAACCACTAGGTCGTGGGTTCGAATCCCACCCCCGGAGTAGGGCAGCAGGGCTCTTGCCACGGGCTGCCAAAAGGGCTGGGTAGCTCAGGCGGTAGAGCACGGCGCTGAAAACGCCGGTGTCGGCGGTTCGACTCCGCCCCCAGCCATTGCCACGGGCCGCCAACGGCCGGTTCGCGGGAAGCGGCAGAGGGGCGTAGCTCAATTGGTAGAGCACCGGTCTCCAAAACCGGCGGTTGGGGGTTCGAGTCCCTCCGCCCCTGTCGGCTCGCGTAGCTCAGGGGTAGAGCGCATCCTTGGTAAGGATGAGGTCGCGGGTTCAAATCCCGCCGCGAGCTTGGAGCAGCTTGGAACGGGATAGCGGGCGCCCGTAGCTCAGTTGGATCAGAGCACCGGCCTTCTAAGCCGGGGGTCCCAGGTTCGAGTCCTGGCGGGCGCGTGGCAGAAGGGGACGACAGCGGCACGAGCCCCCATCGTCCAACGGCTAGGACACCACTCTTTCAAGGTGGAGATAGGGGTTCGATTCCCCTTGGGGGTACTGGAGCGGACGACCGGGCGGGAGTGCGGACCGCCCGTCCACGGAAGCGGAAGCAGGAAGCGCGGGGCCGTAGCTCAGCTGGGAGAGCGCTGCAATGGCATTGCAGAGGTCAGGGGTTCGAATCCCCTCGGCTCCATTCTCGCCGCCTCGGGATCGAGGTCGCGAGACCGTACGCGCCGTTAGCTCAATTGGCAGAGCAACTGACTCTTAATCAGTAGGTTCGGGGTTCGACTCCCTGACGGCGCATTCCCCCACCGGCATCCTCGTTTCGCCTGCCGCCTCGCCTCGCTCCTCGGGGGCCGGCTTGCGCCTTATCGGTTCTCGCGCTCCTGGGCGCGGGCGCCCCGCAGGACGTTCTCCAGGGCGTAGTTCGCCTCGTGGCAGGCGTATTCGTAGAGGAGGTCGTCCATTCTCACGAACGGGACCTCGCCGCCCCACGGGGTCTCCCACGTGTCCGGGTCGTCGATCAGGAACTCATAGTTGATCGTGTTCGCGTCCACGCGCGTGAGCCGTTCCGTGATCTTCATGCTCGGACTCGCGCCGAAGAACTCGCGGTAGCCGGTGAGTTGCTGCGGATTGAGCTTCGTCGTCTCGATCACGAGGGTGTCGTCCTCCCACCAGCCGCGGGAATCCCCGAACCAGGGCCGGATCGCATCCGGGAACGATGACGGGGCGCCGGTCTCGTCGGACTCTCCAGAGTCGGGAGCGACACCGATCGGGATGATGCGGGCGTCGTGCACCATCTCCGTCATGATCATGAGATGGTCGGGGGTCTGCACGATGGTGTAGTTGTTGTTGTAGAAGTAGTTGGGAAGCATGGGAGGGCCGGCGTTGGACCCGAAGGAGACGATGCAGCGCTCCGAGAGGGGCCGGTTCTCGGGGTTGTCGTACTCGCCGTGCCGTCCGCGGACCGCGAGGAGCCCGCCGAGTCGCTGCTGGGCTTCCGCCGTGCGCGCGGGAATGCGGCCATCCTTCGGCACCATGAGGAGGGAACTGCGCGGTTCTCCGTTCACGACGGCGACCTGATCTCCCCGGTCCAGATAGAAGAGGTTATAGCCGCCCGTGCCGCCGGCCGCCGCCTCCAGAACGAAGTCGCACCCGATGGTGGTGCCGCCCTCCGCCGGCGCGTCACGGTCCGGATCGCTGGATCCCGAGTGCGTCTCGATGCACTCCTGCCGGCCGCCCTCGATCTCGGCGACCTGCTCGGGCGTGAGCACGGCCTCGAAACCCTGGGGCCGTTCGATGGGCGTGATCGTCCCGTTCGTCCAGTTCCCCTGCAGGTCGGGGCGTCCGTCCGGCGTGCGCGGCAAGGCACCGCCATCCTGCGCCCGTGCGATCGGGATCGACACGGCGGCGAACAGCGCCACCGCGACCGTTGCGCGAATCATCGTTACCTTCATCGGAACTTCCCTCGCGGTTCAGCGTCTCAGCGACACAGAAGGGTCGTCACTTTCTAATCATATGGCTCGTTGCGCGATGGTTCACGGGGTGGCCGTCCGCCCGAGCCGGGATGGAGATGCGGATGCCGGAATTCTCGTCCAACCGGGAAAGGCGCCTGTGGCTGTGGGCGCTGGCCGTGGTCGTGGCGATCTACGCGACGGCCGATCTCGCGCGAACGCTGGCCGACGCGCTGCGCGAGAGCGGGCTGCTCGAACTCACCCCCACCATGTTCAGCGCCGGCATGCTCCTGATCGGGATCATGATTCTGGTACAGGGGTTGAGGGAACGGTCGCGCGGCGTGGAGGTCGGCTTCGCGCTGGGCGTCGCCGCGATCGCCGTCCTCGGTTTCGCCCGGGGGATCGCCGCGGCCGAGCGTTCCCATCTCATCGAGTACGCGGTGCTGGCGCTCATCATCCACGAGGCCCTGGTGGAGCGGACGGCCCACGGGAGGCGCGTCCCGGTACCGGCCGTGCTGGCCATCGCGCTGACGACGGCGGTCGGCGTGGTGGACGAGTGCATCCAGTTCTTCCTCCCCAGCCGCACGTTCGACCTGTTCGACATCGGGTTCGACCTGCTGGCGAGCGTCCTCGCGGTCGGCTCGAGCGTCTCGATCCGCTGGGTACGCCGCCTGATCGGAAGGTGGCGGCACCGGACCTAGCTCGAGGAACCGTGTTTGATCGCCTGGCCTCAGATACCCGTGTACCGGCGGGGTGCCAGTCGTTACGATGCGTCCCGTACTCGATCCGAATCAGGAGGTTCTCATGCGGGGCATGATTCGCGCGCACCGTGGCGCGCTTTGGGCCGGACTCCTTGCCGTTTCAGCGACGGTCGCGTTTCCGGGCGTCGGGACCGCGCAGTACCTGCCCGCGCGCGGGGACGCGTGGGAGACGCGCACTCCGGAGCAGGTGGAGATGAACGCGGCCGGCGTCCAGGCGGCCGTCGAATACGCCCTCGAGCACGAGACGAGCCAGGCGCGAGACCGGGAGTTCCAGCACAGCCGGAGCTTCGGGCGCGAACCGCTCGGTGAGGGGATCGGCCCCTTCAACGTGCGTGGCGGGCCGGCCGGGATGATCGTGCGGCACGGCTACATCGTCGCGGAGTGGGGGGACACGAAGCGCGTCGACATGACGTACAGCGTGACCAAGTCCTTCCTCTCAACGTCGGTGGGCCTCGCGTGGGACGAGGGACTCATCGGCTCGCTCGATGATACGGTGCGCGAGTACATGGCCCCGATCGACGTGCCCCCGGGCGACGGGGAACCGGGCGTCGACCGCATCGGCTTCGGGAAGCCCGACCCGACGACGATGTTCGAGTCCGAGCACAACCGCACCATCACGTGGGACGACCTCCTGCGGCAGACATCCGACTGGGAGGGCACGCTGTGGGGCAAGCCGGACTGGGCCGACCGTCCGAGCGGCGACCCCTCCACCTGGCTGACGCGGGAGCGCCATCCCTCGGGGACCGTGTACGAGTACAACGACACGCGGGTGAACCTGCTCGCGCTGGCTGCAATGAGCGTGCTGCGGCGTCCGCTGCCCGAGGTCCTGCACGAACGCGTGATGGGACCGATCGGCGCCTCGCCCACCTGGCGCTGGAACGGCTACGAGAACTCGTGGGTCACGATCGACGGGCGTCGCGTGCAGTCGGTGAGCGGCGGCGGCCACTGGGGCGGCGGCATGTTCATCAGCGCCCGCGACCAGGCGCGCTTCGGCCTCTTCACCCTGCGGCGCGGGACGTGGGGAGACCGGCAACTCCTCTCCGAGGAATGGTTCGACCTCGCGACCACGCCGGGCCCGGCGAACGGCTCCTACGGGTTCATGAATTTCATGCTCAACGTCGCGGACGACGAGGGAAACAAGCGCTATCCGAGCGCGCCCGAGGAGGCGTGGGCCCACCTCGGGAACGGCACGAACATGATTTACTGCGACCCGGTGAACGATCTCGTCGTGGTGGCGCGCTGGATCCCGGGAGGGGCGATCGACGGCCTGCTCGACCTCGTCATCGACTCCATCGACAACGCGGCCGCGACCTCATCCGGGTCGCGCTGAACCGAATCGCGGTCGGCCTCTGCGGCAGGTGGACGCTGGCGGCCGGCCCCGTTAGATTGCCCACACGGCGCGTCGCCTCCTACGGCGGCGCGTTTCGTGTCTGCGCCCGTAGCTCAGCCTGGATAGAGCGCTTGCCTCCGGAGCAAGAGGTCACAGGTTCGAATCCTGTCGGGCGCACTCGCCCCGGCTGAGCCAGCAGCACCGGTTCTCGGGGGGGCGACTCCCCGGACTGGAGAGTTCTGGGGCGCAGGCTCGGGTGGCGGAAATGGCAGACGCGCAGGATTCAGGATCCTGTGGGATTAAACTCCCGTGGGGGTTCGACTCCCCCCCCGAGCATCACCGGCCCAGGTGGCGGAACTGGCAGACGCGCTAGCTTGAGGGGCTAGTGTCCTTTTACGGACGTGGAGGTTCGAATCCTCTCCTGGGCATGCAGGACGACATCGCCGGTCGCGGGACGGCCGGCTCCGAGCGCCCGTAGCTCAACTGGATAGAGCACCTGACTACGGATCAGGAGGTTGGGGATTCGAATTCTCCCGGGCGCATGCTTTCCTTCCTTCGGGCGTCGAGACTGCGCCCGCAAGAATTCGGGCGCTCCTGGAGCTTCGCTCCCCTTCGCTGGCCAAATTCTCCCGGGCACTTCCTTTCCTGCACACGTGCCGGGCGGCGTTGTCCCTAGGCTCGCGACGGGCTTCGCCCGCTCGCTGACGAATCTCCTCCAGGACGGGGTCCATTAGATGCGCGTCAGGCCGGCTGAACGGGGGGATGTGGATCGGCTGCTGGAGTTGATGCGGGGGCTCGCGCGGTTTGAGGAGTACATCGACGACTTCGTGGTGACGCGGGAGAGTGTGCTCGAGCATGGGTTCGGGGACGACCGTCTTTTCACCGCGTTTGTCGCCGAAGAGGACGATGATCTCGTCGGGATGGCCGTGGTTTACACGATTCCGTGGACCTATACGCTGCGGCCCAAGGTCGTGCTCAAGGAGCTGTTCGTCGAAGAGGGTGCGAGAAACCTGGGGGCGGGAAAGGCCCTGATGGCGGCGGTGATTTCGCACGCCGAGTCCATCGGTGCGGCCGAGTTGATCTGGACCGTAATGGACGGGAACCGGGCTGCAGAAGGCTTCTACCGATCCCTGGGCGCTTCCCCGGATCTCAAGTGGAACAACTGGTCCCTGAGCCTCGACGATTGAACCGGATCCGTCACCGCGTGCTCTGACCGGAAGTCCGCGCCGGGGGGCGGCAGTCGGGCCACTGGGTGCCGGGTGGCATGGTGCGGCGGTCGCGGGGCATGCGGTCCGGGTCCTCGGAGGCCAGGTAGGCGAACATCGCGGTCATCACGGCGTCGTCGCGCAGGTCCTCAAAGACGATCTTGTCGAAGCTGTCGCGGTTCGTGTGCCAGGTGTAGGTACTCGTGTCCCAGCGGTTGTCGGCGATGTTCATCTCGCTCCGGCCGGCGCCCACGTGGAAGCTGAAGGCCGGCACCCCGGCGCACAGGAACGACGCGTGGTCCGTCCCGCCGGATTCAGGCATCCCCGGGACCTCGAGCGTGACGAGGTCGGACAGCTCGCTCGGGATCTTCGCGAGCCACTCGCCGAAGCGCCCCGCCGCCCCGGCGAAGCCCTGCATGGGAATGAAGGTGACCGGGCCGTTTCCGTGATCGACGTTGAACACGGTGTGGGTGCGTTCGAGGATCTCGGGATGGTCCTCGACGAAGGCGCGTGATCCGTTCAACCCCTGCTCCTCACCGTTCCAGAGGGCGCCGATGATGGTGCGGCGGGGGTTCGGGACGGCGTGCTTCAGGATGCGCATCGCCTCCATGATCGCGACGGCGCCGGTGCCGTTGTCGAGCGCGCCGTCGGAGCCGTCCCAGGAATCATAGTGGCCTCCGAGGATCACGTACTCCTCGGGTTCCGCGCTGCCGGGGATGACGGCGAAGGCGTTGAAGACCGGCACTTCTCCCAGGAAACGGGCCTGCGCGTCGACGCGCAGCACCGGCCCCTGATCGTTCTCGGCCAGCCGGTACAGCAGCCCGTACGCCTCGCAGCTCAGGTCCAGGACCGGCGCCCGCTGCGCGCGGGTGCCGAAGATCTTGGTGACGCCCCAGCCGTCGGACCACTGCGAGCGGATGATCCCGGCGGGTCCGCCTGCGTTCAGCGCTTCCGGCAGCGAGCGCGCATCGAACCCCGTGTTCCCCACGCGTTCGCTCCACTCCGCGATGGCGCGCTCCCGCTCCGCCGCCATGCGGGCCGTGGTCTCGGGCCGCGCGAACCACTCCAGGTTGTCG contains the following coding sequences:
- a CDS encoding VanZ family protein gives rise to the protein MPEFSSNRERRLWLWALAVVVAIYATADLARTLADALRESGLLELTPTMFSAGMLLIGIMILVQGLRERSRGVEVGFALGVAAIAVLGFARGIAAAERSHLIEYAVLALIIHEALVERTAHGRRVPVPAVLAIALTTAVGVVDECIQFFLPSRTFDLFDIGFDLLASVLAVGSSVSIRWVRRLIGRWRHRT
- a CDS encoding serine hydrolase — translated: MRGMIRAHRGALWAGLLAVSATVAFPGVGTAQYLPARGDAWETRTPEQVEMNAAGVQAAVEYALEHETSQARDREFQHSRSFGREPLGEGIGPFNVRGGPAGMIVRHGYIVAEWGDTKRVDMTYSVTKSFLSTSVGLAWDEGLIGSLDDTVREYMAPIDVPPGDGEPGVDRIGFGKPDPTTMFESEHNRTITWDDLLRQTSDWEGTLWGKPDWADRPSGDPSTWLTRERHPSGTVYEYNDTRVNLLALAAMSVLRRPLPEVLHERVMGPIGASPTWRWNGYENSWVTIDGRRVQSVSGGGHWGGGMFISARDQARFGLFTLRRGTWGDRQLLSEEWFDLATTPGPANGSYGFMNFMLNVADDEGNKRYPSAPEEAWAHLGNGTNMIYCDPVNDLVVVARWIPGGAIDGLLDLVIDSIDNAAATSSGSR
- a CDS encoding GNAT family N-acetyltransferase is translated as MRVRPAERGDVDRLLELMRGLARFEEYIDDFVVTRESVLEHGFGDDRLFTAFVAEEDDDLVGMAVVYTIPWTYTLRPKVVLKELFVEEGARNLGAGKALMAAVISHAESIGAAELIWTVMDGNRAAEGFYRSLGASPDLKWNNWSLSLDD
- a CDS encoding M28 family peptidase, producing MKRTARLELACSLACLSTLTASLIPGVTRGAAAQSFPSDDPVIRAIWEEGVERSQVYQLGQVMMDSIGPRLTGSPAMAGANDWALAKYAEWGIEAYKEQYGTWRGWERGISHIDLIQPRMRSLEGMAAAWSPATDGPVEAEVVILPDADSPGAFEAALSEVRGKFVLVSRPEPSCRPRDNLEWFARPETTARMAAERERAIAEWSERVGNTGFDARSLPEALNAGGPAGIIRSQWSDGWGVTKIFGTRAQRAPVLDLSCEAYGLLYRLAENDQGPVLRVDAQARFLGEVPVFNAFAVIPGSAEPEEYVILGGHYDSWDGSDGALDNGTGAVAIMEAMRILKHAVPNPRRTIIGALWNGEEQGLNGSRAFVEDHPEILERTHTVFNVDHGNGPVTFIPMQGFAGAAGRFGEWLAKIPSELSDLVTLEVPGMPESGGTDHASFLCAGVPAFSFHVGAGRSEMNIADNRWDTSTYTWHTNRDSFDKIVFEDLRDDAVMTAMFAYLASEDPDRMPRDRRTMPPGTQWPDCRPPARTSGQSTR